The Pseudomonas protegens genome contains the following window.
CACACCGACTCCTGGTGGCTGTACTGGCAAGCCTGGCAGGCAGAGCGTTCCGGCGAGCTGAAAGCGGCCCCCAGCACGCTGGGCAACAAAAAGTACGCCGCCGCCGAAGCCGCACCGGGGACCTACGTCCACGAGCGCTGAGTCAAGGCATTGAACGATGCGGCGCCAGGAGGCGTCGCCAAGCCCTATTCTTGGTACGAGGCCTGGCCTCAGAAAATCCGGACGACGCCAGGAACGGCGTCGCCCTTGGTTCAATTCACAGGGCTACGGCATGCCACATTCTTTTATCTTTCGCACCGTTGATCTGGATGGGCAGACCATCCGCACGGCGGTACGCCCCGGCAAGCCTCACTTGACGCCGCTGCTGATCTTCAACGGTATCGGCGCCAACCTGGAGCTGGTCTTTCCCTTTGTCCAGGCCCTGGATCCTGACCTGGAAGTCATTGCCTTCGACGTCCCCGGCGTGGGCGGTTCCTCGACCCCGAGCCGGCCTTATCGTTTTCCCGGCCTGGCCAAGCTGACCGCCCGCATGCTCGATTACCTGGACTACGGCCAGGTCAATGCCGTGGGCGTGTCCTGGGGTGGAGCCCTGGCCCAGCAGTTCGCCTACGACTACCCCGAACGCTGCAAGAAACTGGTACTGGCGGCCACTGCCGCCGGCGCTTTCATGGTCCCCGGCAAACCCAAGGTGCTGTGGATGATGGCCAGCCCACGGCGCTACGTGCAGCCTTCCCATGTGATGCGCATCGCGCCGCTGATCTACGGCGGTGCCTTCCGTCGCGATCCGAACCTGGCCGCCGAACACGCCGCCAAGGTCCGCTCGGCCGGCAAGCTGGGCTACTACTGGCAGCTGTTCGCCGGACTGGGCTGGACCAGCATCCACTGGCTGCACAAGATCCACCAGCCGACACTGGTGCTGGCCGGCGACGATGACCCACTGATCCCCCTGATCAATATGCGCATGCTGGCCTGGCGGATTCCCAACGCGCAGCTGCACATCATCGACGACGGCCACCTGTTCCTGATCACCCGGGCCGAGGCCGTCGCCCCGATCATCATGAAATTCCTCCAGGAAGAGCGACAACGCGCCGTGATGCACCCGCATCCACTGCCATCGCACCCAACGAAATAAAACAACGCTGCCGACAGGGTCGTCGCGCGCAAGAAAGGCCAGGAGCGACTATGTTGTCTGTCTTGGATTGGTCTGCTTGTTAGTGGTTTGACGAAGGAGTGTTGACTCATGCAAGACAAGCCTGCACAGGGTTCGCTTCCGGCCCCTGCGGCCTACATCAATGCGCAGAGCGCGATCACCGGTCTGCGCGGCCGGGATCTGCTCTCGACACTGCGCAGCATTGCGGCCCACAGCTTGCGCAACCCGTTGCACAGTGCCCGCCATACCTTGGCCCTGGGTGGCCAGTTGGGACGTGTACTGCTGGGGGAAACCCTGCATAAACCCAATCCCAAGGACAACCGCTTCGCCGACCCGGCCTGGACCCTCAACCCCTTTTACAAACGAGGCTTGCAGGCCTACCTCAGCTGGCAGAAGCAGGTCCGGCACTGGATCGACGACAGCGGCATGAGCGAGGACGACCGGGCCCGGGCGCACTTTGCCTTCTCCCTGCTCAACGACGCGGTGTCGCCCTCCAACACCCTGCTCAATCCCCTGGCCCTCAAGGAAATCTTCAACACCGGCGGCAACAGCGTGGTGCGCGGCATCGGCAACCTGCTGGACGACCTGTTGCACAACAACGGACTGCCCAGCCAGGTGACCAAGCACGCCTTCGAGATCGGCAAGAATCTGGCCGTGACCCCAGGCTCGGTGGTGTTTCGCAATGAGCTGCTGGAACTGATCCAGTACAGCCCCATGAGCGAGAAACAGTACGCCAAGCCGTTGCTGATCGTGCCGCCGCAAATCAACAAGTACTACATCTTCGACCTCAGCCCGCACAACAGCTTCGTCCAGTACGCCCTGAAGAACGGCCTGCAGGTGTTCATGATCAGCTGGCGCAACCCGGACGTGCGCCATCGCGAATGGGGCCTGTCAAGCTACGTAGAGGCTACCGAGGAGGCACTGAACGTCGCCCGGGCCATCACCGGCAGTCGGGACGTCAACCTGGTGGGCGCCTGCGCCGGCGGCCTGACCATCGCCGCCCTGCAAGGTCACCTGCAGGCCAAGCGCCAGCTGCGCCGGGTCGCCAGCGCCACTTACCTGGTGAGTCTGCTGGACAGCCAGCTGGACAGCCCGGCCACCTTGTTCGCCGATGAGAAAACCCTGGAAGCGGCCAAGCGTCGCTCCTACCAGCAAGGGGTGCTCGATGGCCGCGACATGGCCAAGGTGTTTGCCTGGATGCGCCCCAACGACCTGATCTGGAACTACTGGGTCAACAACTACCTGCTGGGCAAGGAGCCGCCGGTCTTCGACATCCTCTACTGGAACAACGACAGCACCCGCCTGCCCGCCGCCTTGCACGGCGACCTGCTGGACTTCTTCAAGCACAACCCTCTGAGCCACGAAGGCGGACTTGAAGTCTGCGGCACCCCGATCGATCTGCAGAAGGTCACGGTGGACAGCTTCAGCGTGGCCGGTATCAACGATCACATCACTCCCTGGGATGCGGTGTACCGCTCGACCCTGCTGCTGGGCGGAGAACGGCGCTTCGTGCTGTCCAACAGCGGGCATGTGCAGAGCATTCTCAACCCGCCGAGCAACCCCAAGGCCAACTACGTGGAAAACCGCAAACTCAGCAGCGATCCGCGAGCCTGGTATTACGACGCCAAGCATGTCGACGGCAGCTGGTGGGGCCAGTGGCTGAGCTGGGTCCAGGAGCACTCTGGAGCGCAGCGGGAAACCCTGACCACCCTCGGCAACCCGAACTATCCGCCCATGGAGGATGCACCGGGCACCTACGTGCGCGTGCGCTGAAAACACTTTGCTCCACGACTCCATGCCGGAGTCGTCCGCCCAATGGACCGACAAGAAGTCAGGATGAAGACCCGCGACCGGATACTCGAATGTGCCCTGCAACTGTTCAACCAGAAGGGCGAGCCCAACGTCTCCACCATGGAGGTGGCCAATGAGATGGGCATCAGCCCCGGCAACCTCTACTACCACTTCCATGGCAAGGAGCCCCTGGTACTCGGCCTGTTCGAACGTTTCCAGAACGAGCTGACACCGCTGCTGGACCCGCCGTCCGATGCCCAACTGGCGCCGGAAGACTACTGGCTGTTCCTGCACCTGATTGTCGAGCGCCTGGCCCACTACCGCTTCCTGTTCCAGGATCTGTCTAACCTCGCGGGGCGCCTGCCGAAACTGGCCAAGGGCATTCGCCACCTGCTCAACGCCCTCAAGCGCACCCTGGCCTCGCTGCTGGCCCGACTCAAGGCCCAGGGGCAACTGGTCAGCGGGACCCAGGCCCTGGGCCAACTGGTGGAACAGATCACCCTGACCCTGCTGTTTTCCCTGGACTACCAGCGGATTCTTGATCGCGAGGGGGAAGTGCGCCTGGTGGTCTACCAGATCATGATGCTGGTGGCTCCGCACCTGCTGCCGCCGGCGAAGCTGGCCACCGAACAGATGGCGTTGCGCTACCTGGAAGAACAGGCATAGGCGCGCCTGGCGAGTACCGAACGCGGCCCAATAAAAAACGCCCGGCCTTTAGAGGCCGGGCGTTGTCTGTGCCCGATGCAATCAGGACTGGCTGCTTGGCGTCGCTGGAGCTGGCGCAGCAGTCGGCGCTACCGCCGGGCTGGGGGCTGCGGCAGAGTTTGCCGAGCTGGCCGAAGCCGTCGGGGCTGGCGCTGCAGGCTTGGCCGCCACCGCGGGCTTGGCAGCAGGCTTCTTGGCGGCAGGCTTTTTCGCCACAGCGGGTTTAGCCGCAGGCTTGGCGGCGGGTTTGGCAGCGGCTTTTACCGCTGGCTTGGCGGCGGGCTTGGCCGCAGGTTTTGCTGCAACAGGCTTGGCAGCGGTTTTGGCAGCCGGTTTGGCGGCAGCGGTTTTCGCGGCAGGCTTGGCGGCGGGTTTAGCGGCAGCTTTGGCCAGAGGCTTGGCTGCAGGTTTTGCCGCAGGCTTGGCAGCGGCGGTCTTGGCCGCAACCGGCGCGACCTTGGCACCTGTGAGTTTTTCAATCTGCTTGGTCAGGGTGTCGACCTTGTCATGCAGTGCTTTCACCTCGTTGCGGCTCGGTACGCCCAGACGCGAGATGGCACTGTTCAAACGCTTGTCGAAAGCGCCTTCCAGTTCGTCCCACTTGCCCAGGGCGCGGTCCTTGACGTCGCTGATGCGCGACTTGGCCGAACTTGCGGAGTCTTTGGCGGCATCGACTTTCTTGCCGACTACGCTCTTGGTCAGTTTCTCGGCTTTCTCGCCATCTTTGACCAGTGTCTCGAAAAGCTTGCTGCCGTCAGAGTCGATTTTCGAGTACACGCCTAAACCAGCAAGCCAAATTTTACGGGAGTACTCTTCGACTTTCCCGATCCACGAGCTGCCTTCTTTTTCAGTATTCTTTTTACCAGCCATCCCGTTCTCCTTAATGTTTACGCGCGACACGTTCGAGCAACGCCGTCAGCTCATCGAGCTTAGCAGAGAGTGTCTCGACGTCATGTTTAGACGGAATGCCGATGCGATTCAAGGCACTGGCGACGCGCGTGTCAAAGGCCTTCTCGACCTTGTCCAGCTGCACTTCGACCTTGCCTTTAAGAGTACTGACATCCCCTTTAACGCTATCTATCTGACTATTGGCCGCTTCAAGTTGTTCAGTGACAACTTTTTTGCCTTTCTTTTCAACGGATTGACCGGCCTTGATCAACTCCTGGAAGTATTCGCTGCCTTCGTGGCCGACTTTGGCGTAGGCCCCAAGGCCTGCCAGCCAGATCTTGCGGGCATAGGATTTGACTTCGCTCAGAGCAGTCGATTGAGCATCAACTTTTTTCTTCAGAATCACTTTGGCCATGGTGCACCTCACGCGCGGATGGTTTGAGGAACCGTCCTCGGAACGAGGACCTGAGGCACAACCTAGAGAGAAAAATTAGAATCGGCACCCTAACGAATGTCATCAATTCATGTCGGAGCCGGCTCGCCGGCAAGGCGCTTAACCTTGGCAACCATTGCAGTGCCTGGGATTGGCCTGCAAGCCGGCTCCTGGGGAGTGGAGGTCAGGCCAGGGCCTTGTCCAGGGCTTTTTCAATTTCCGACTGGATGGTGCCGCTCATGGCCGACATCAACAGACCCAGCTCCACGTCGATCCGGATCGACGCCTCGCCCACATGCACCGCGCCTTTGACCCCGGAGCGCTTGAGGTTCAGCGTATCCCCCGCCCATTGCGGCTCCAAGCCATATTGATCGGCGAGTTTCTGCGCCAGTTTATCGGCCTTTTCACGGGCCACCTGCTTACCCAGGCCATGGGCGCGTTCAACACTAATACGGGCCATCGAAGGACTCCTGCTGTTTCCGGACTTGCCTGAAGCATCTTGACCCTGCGTGCGTCAAAACGTCCCGGCGGTTCGCTATCTTACATTCAGCCTTGCCAAGACAAAGACCGCCACCGGGATTAGAATGTCGCGCATTCTCTTTTGGTGACAGCGATATGACTGATCAGCGCAAAGGCAGCGATGCCGAACCCACCACGCATTTCGGCTTCAAGAACGTTCCTGAAAGCCAGAAAGCGGAAAAAGTCGCAGAGGTGTTCCACTCGGTAGCGGCCAAGTACGACCTGATGAACGACGTACTGTCCGGCGGCATGCACCGTTTGTGGAAACGCTTCACCATCGAGCTCTCCGGCGTGCGCGCCGGCAACCGCGTGCTGGATATCGCCGGCGGCACGGGCGATCTGACCAAGCGGTTTTCCCACCTGGTAGGACCGACCGGCCAAGTGGTGCTGGCGGACATCAACGAATCCATGCTCAAGGTCGGCCGTGACCGCCTGCTGGACCTGGGTGTGGCCGGCAACGTCGAATTCGTCCAGGCCGACGCGGAAAAACTGCCGTTCCCCGACAACCATTTCGACTGCGTGACCATCGCCTTCGGCCTGCGCAATGTCACCCATAAAGAAGACGCCCTGCGCTCCATGCTGCGGGTGCTCAAGCCCGGTGGCCGCCTCTTGGTGCTGGAATTCTCCAAGCCGACCAACGCGCTGATGTCCAAGGTCTACGACGCCTATTCGTTCGCCTTCATGCCCCTGGCCGGCAAGCTGATCACCAACGACTCGGAAAGCTACCGCTACCTGGCCGAATCGATCCGCATGCACCCCAACCAGGAAACCCTGAAGTCGATGATGGTCGAAGCCGGTTTCGACCGCGTGACCTATCACAACATGACCGCAGGCATCGTCGCCCTGCACCGCGGCATCAAGCCCTGATGTTGCTCAGCGGCCTGCTCGCCAGCGTCGAGACCGGCATCAACCGGGTGCTGCGTCTGGACAGCACGGCCCTGCCGCGCCTGCAGCACCTCAACGGCAAGGTGATCGCCGTCGACTGCCGCAGCCCGGCACTGCAACTGTTCATCCTGCCCAGCGATGAAGGCCTGATACTGGCCAGCCAGTGGGCCGCCGAACCGGACTGCATCCTGCGCGCGCCGGCATCGAGCCTGGTACGCCTGGCCCTGAGCAAGGACAAGACCGCAGTGCTGCACGCGCCGGAGGTGGAGCTGGAAGGCGACAGCGGCGTGCTGCTGGACCTGGCGGCCATCCTCCAGGACCTGGAGCTGGACTGGGAATACGAACTGTCCCGCTGGCTGGGCCCCGTGGCCACCCAGCTGTTCAGTGGCCATGTGCGCAGCCGGGCACGCTGGTATCAACAGGGCTTTGCCAGCCTGAATCAGAACCTTGCCGAATTCCTTGCCGAAGAATCGCGGACCCTGGTGGGTCAGCGCGAAGCCGAAGCGCGCTTTCGCGAACTGGATCAGGCCAAACTCGACCTGGAACGCCTTGAGGCGCGCTTCGAGCGCCTTTCCCGATCCCTTGACCCAAGCGATAACGCATGAAGCTGCTTGCCGTCCGCCGTCTGTTGCGCATCCAGCGCGTCGTGATCCGCTACCGTCTCGATGACCTGCTATTCGCCCTGCCCCTGCCCTGGTTTCTCCTGGCCCTGCGCTTCGCCTTGCCCTGGCGCTGGTTCCCGCGCAAGCCACTGGACCTGAGCCGCGGTGCCCGGCTGCGCCTGGCGCTACAAGACCTGGGACCGATCTTCATCAAGTTCGGGCAGATCCTCTCCACCCGCCGCGACCTGCTGCCGGAAGACATCGCCGACGAACTGATGCTGCTGCAGGACCGGGTACCACCGTTCGACTCGCAGAAGTCCGTGGCCCTGATCGAAGAGCAACTGGGCAAGAAGATCAGCGACGTGTTCAGTCGCTTCGACATTGAGCCGCTGGCCTCGGCCTCGGTGGCCCAGGTCCACGCCGCCAAGCTCAAGACCGGTGAAGAAGTGGTGGTCAAGGTGATCCGCCCCGGGCTCAAGCCGATCATCGCCCAGGACCTGGCATGGCTGTTCATCCTCGCCCGCGCCGCGGAAAGGCTTTCGGCCGACGCCCGCCTGCTGCACCCGGTGGACGTGGTCAGCGACTACGAGAAAACCATCTACGACGAGCTCGACCTGCTGCGCGAGGCGGCCAACTCCAGCCAGCTCAAGCGCAACTTCGAAGGTTCGCCGCTGCTGTATGTCCCCCAGGTCTACTGGGATTGGTGCCGGCCGAAGGTACTGGTGATGGAGCGCATCTATGGCATCCAGGTCACTGACCTGGCGACCCTGGCCGACCAGCGCACCGACATGAAAATGCTCGCCGAGCGGGGTGTGGAGATCTTCTTCACCCAGGTGTTCCGCGACAGTTTCTTCCACGCCGACATGCACCCGGGCAACATCTTCGTCAGCACCGTGCAGCCCTGGAGCCCGCAGTACATCGCCATCGACTGCGGCATCGTCGGCAGCCTGACCCCGGAAGACCAGGACTACCTGGCACGCAACCTGTTCGCCTTCTTCAAGCGCGACTACCGTCGCGTGGCCCAGTTGCACATCGACTCCGGTTGGGTCCCGGCAGAAACCAAGCTCAACGAATTCGAGGCGGCAATCCGTACCGTGTGCGAGCCGATCTTCGAAAAGCCGCTGAAGGACATTTCCTTCGGCCAGGTGCTGATGCGCCTGTTCCAGACCGCTCGGCGCTTCAACATGGAAGTGCAGCCGCAACTGGTGCTGCTACAGAAGACCCTGCTCAACATTGAAGGCCTGGGCCGCCAGCTGTACCCGGACCTGGATCTGTGGAACACCGCGCAACCCTTCCTCGAACGCTGGATGCGCGAGCGGGTCAGCCCCAAGGCGGTGCTGGGCAATATCCACAGCCAGATCGAGCAACTGCCGCACCTGGCCAACATGACCCGCGACCTGCTGGAACGCATGTCGCAGCCCCACGCCGCCGATCCTCCGGCGCCCTGGCAGCGACGCAAGGACGACTGGTTCCTGCGCTTGCTGGGCACCGCTCATCTGGCCGGCGGCGCCGTTCTGGCCGCTGGCGGCCCACTGCAGGAACTGGGGCACTGGCCTGCCGGCGTGATGATCGCAGTGGGCCTGTATCTGATCGTGCGCCGATAGCCAGTGGCGCGACCTGCTGGCAAACTGTCGCAATCGCCGAGGCGCTACCAGCGGGTGGCGCCCGGTTGTCGGAGTCGAACATGAAAGATTGGCTGGACCAGATCAAATGGGACGCGGACGGCCTGGTGCCGGCCATCGCCCAGGACCACAAGACCGGGCGCGTGCTGATGATGGCCTGGATGAACCGCGAGGCCCTGAGCCTGACCGCCGCCGAGAACCGCGCCATTTATTGGTCACGTTCCCGTGGCAAGCTATGGCGCAAGGGCGAGGAGTCCGGGCATGTGCAGAAACTGCATGAAATGCGCCTGGACTGCGACGCCGACGTGATCATCCTGATGGTCGAGCAGATCGGCGACATTGCCTGTCACACCGGCCGCCACAGCTGTTTCTACCGCGTCTTCGAAGACGGCGAGTGGAAAACCGTCGAACCGGTCCTCAAGGACCCGCACGCGATTTATTCTGCAGGACACTGACATGAGCGATACCCTCACCCGTCTGGCCCAGGTGCTGGAAGAGCGCAAAGACGCCGCAGCCGACAGCTCCTACGTCGCCAGCCTGTATCACAAGGGCCTGAACAAGATTCTGGAAAAAGTCGGCGAAGAGTCGGTGGAAACCATCATCGCCGCCAAGGACGCCGCCATCAGCGGCGACTGCAGCGACCTGATCTACGAAACCGCGGACCTGTGGTTCCACACCCTGGTCATGCTGGCGCAGCTGGGGCAGCATCCCCAGGCCGTGCTCGATGAGCTGGACCGCCGCTTCGGTCTGTCCGGACACGCCGAGAAAGCCTCGCGCCCGTCCGCCTGAACAACTTTCTAAGAGGAAACGCAGCATGGGCATTTTTGACTGGAAACACTGGATCGTCATCCTGGTGGTCGTGGTACTGGTATTCGGCACCAAGAAGCTCAAGAACCTGGGCACCGACGTCGGCGAGTCGATCAAGGGCTTTCGCAAGGCCATGAACGACGACGAAAAACCGGCCGAGCCCGTGGTTCCTCCAGCGGCCCAACCGGTGCCACCGGCCCAGCCCCAGCAGAGCGCGCCGCTGAACCAGCCGCACACCATCGACGTGCAGGCCCAGAAAGTCGAAGAGCCGACCCGCAAAGACTCGTGAGCACTGACTAATGTTTGGTATCAGCTTCTCTGAACTGCTGCTGGTGGGCCTGGTGGCCCTGCTGGTGCTCGGCCCCGAGCGCCTGCCCGGTGCTGCGCGCACCGCCGGCCTGTGGGTCGGGCGCCTCAAGCGCAGCTTCAACGCGATAAAACAGGAAGTTGAACGGGAAATCGGGGCCGATGAAATTCGTCGGCAACTGCACAACGAGCACATTCTGTCCCTGGAGCAGGAGGCGCGGAAAATCCTCGCCCCGACCCAGCAGCAACCCACTCCAGTGGAGCCTGTGGCCGAGCAGACGATCCACGCGCCAGGCACCACGCCAGTAGCCGAAGCCTCGCCAGTCAGTGAAGTGCCCGCCCCCGCGACAGTGACCTCGGCACCGACCGCAGAGCCAGCAGCCCCGGTGGCAACACCCGCCACCACGGCCCCCCACGACTCCACCTTGCCGCCGCGAGCCCCATGAGCGATATCCCAGAGAACGACCAACACATGCCGCTGGTGTCGCACCTCACCGAGCTGCGTACCCGCCTGCTGCGCTGCGTAGCGGCGATCTTCATCATCTTCGCCGGGCTGTTCGCCTTCACCCAGCAGATCTACACCATCGTCTCCACGCCGCTGCGCCAGTACCTGCCGGTCGGCGCGACGATGATCGCCACCGACGTCGCCTCGCCGTTCCTGACGCCGCTGAAGCTGACCATGATGGTGTCGCTGTTCCTGGCCATTCCGGTGATCCTGCACCAGATCTGGGGTTTTATCGCACCCGGCCTGTACAAGCATGAAAAGCGCATTGCCGTGCCCTTGCTGGTGTCGAGCATCCTGCTGTTCTACATCGGCATGGCCTTCGCCTACTTCCTGGTGTTCCCGCTGATCTTCAAGTTCTTCGCCGCCGCCACCCCGGCCGGCGTGGAAATGATGACCGACATCACCAGCTACCTCGATTTCGTCATGACCCTGTTCTTCGCCTTCGGCGTGGCCTTCGAGATCCCGGTGGCCGTGGTCCTGCTGGTGTGGATCGGCGTGGTCAACGTGGCGTACCTGAGGAAGATCCGGCCTTACGTGATCATCGGCTGCTTCGTGGTGGGCATGATCCTCACGCCGCCGGACATCTTCTCCCAGACCCTGCTGGCCGTGCCCATGTGGCTGCTGTTCGAGATCGGCGTGCTGTTCGGCGGGCTGATCAGCAAGCGCGGCGAACATGCGGACGACGCCCCGGCCGACGATCACAACGACCAGCCGCCAGCGACCCAAGGGTGAACCTGCTGCTTCTGGAGGAGGCCGACTTCATCGCGGCCGACCGAGTGGTACTGCACGATCGGCGCCTGACCCACATGCAGGAAGTGCATCGGGTAGCGGTGGGCGACAGCCTGCGGGTGGGGCGCATCGACGGCTTGATGGGCAACGCCCAGGTCCTGCGCCTGGAAGCCGGCGAGGCCGAACTGCAAGTCACCCTGGAACAAGCGCCACCGGCCAAGCTGCCACTGACCCTGGTCCTGGCCCTGCCACGGCCGAAAATGCTGCGCCGGGTGTTTCAGACCGTGGCCACCATGGGTGTGCCCCGGCTGGTGCTGGTCAACAGCTACCGGGTCGAGAAGAGCTTCTGGCAGACCCCGTTCCTTGAACCCGAAGCCATTCGCGAACAACTGATCCTTGGCCTGGAGCAGGCACGCGACACTGTGCTGCCCGAAGTGGTCATCGAGAAACGCTTCAAGCCCTTCGTCGAGGACCGTTTGCCGGCCCTTTGCGCCGACACCCTGGGACTGGTAGGCCACCCGGGGCAGTACCCGCCCTGCCCACGCGACGTGGATCGGCCGGTGACC
Protein-coding sequences here:
- a CDS encoding 16S rRNA (uracil(1498)-N(3))-methyltransferase, which gives rise to MNLLLLEEADFIAADRVVLHDRRLTHMQEVHRVAVGDSLRVGRIDGLMGNAQVLRLEAGEAELQVTLEQAPPAKLPLTLVLALPRPKMLRRVFQTVATMGVPRLVLVNSYRVEKSFWQTPFLEPEAIREQLILGLEQARDTVLPEVVIEKRFKPFVEDRLPALCADTLGLVGHPGQYPPCPRDVDRPVTLAIGPEGGWIPYEIDLLGKAGLQPVQLGERILRVETAVTALLARLF